In Thermotoga sp. Ku-13t, one genomic interval encodes:
- a CDS encoding sugar ABC transporter ATP-binding protein, with protein MTELLKIEGVSKSFPGVKALDNVSLTLSPGEVRGLVGENGAGKSTLIKIITGAYEKDSGNIYFLGRELRRIDPILSRKLGIFAVYQDVMIAPDMSVAENFFLGTQPTRFGFVRWKKMKLDAQRFLREVGLDIDVTKPIKNLSLAEKEMVTIAKVLLMNPKLVIFDEPTAVLTSREKQLLFSMIKALKRQNVGVIYISHNLEEVFEICDTVTVLKDGKVVGTYKVSELKSVEELVPLMVGRKIEEMYYKQQIPIGEELLRVENLTGKKFKDISFSLRSGEILGMYGLVGAGRTEIARALYGLDPIESGSIYVQGRKVEIRSPRNAIQHGIGYLPEDRRTQGIFSIQNVEFNINSVNYSDILARLKLFVDHRRARELALNQVRKFSIKTPSIFHPVQKLSGGNQQKVVLARWLGRLANILILDEPTNGIDVGAKAEIYRLINEVASQGKAVIFISSYLPELIGISDRIIVISNGMIAGQVERNDFSEEKLLTLAMSNYVAKK; from the coding sequence ATGACGGAATTGCTCAAAATAGAAGGGGTGAGTAAATCATTTCCTGGTGTGAAGGCGCTGGACAACGTGAGCTTGACTCTCAGTCCTGGCGAAGTGCGAGGTTTAGTTGGAGAGAATGGCGCTGGTAAATCCACACTGATAAAAATAATTACCGGTGCTTACGAAAAGGACAGCGGTAATATCTATTTTCTTGGGCGAGAACTGAGAAGAATCGATCCTATCCTTTCGAGAAAATTGGGCATTTTTGCTGTGTATCAAGATGTGATGATAGCACCTGACATGAGTGTTGCGGAGAATTTCTTTCTCGGTACCCAGCCAACACGTTTTGGTTTCGTGAGATGGAAAAAGATGAAGCTTGACGCACAACGATTCCTCAGGGAAGTTGGTTTGGACATTGATGTCACTAAACCAATAAAGAATTTGAGCTTGGCTGAAAAGGAAATGGTAACTATAGCTAAGGTGTTACTCATGAATCCTAAGTTAGTCATCTTTGACGAACCAACAGCAGTGTTGACCAGCAGGGAGAAACAACTACTTTTCAGCATGATCAAAGCGTTGAAACGTCAGAATGTTGGAGTCATATACATATCCCATAACCTCGAGGAAGTTTTCGAGATCTGTGACACCGTTACAGTACTAAAAGATGGAAAAGTTGTTGGCACATACAAAGTTTCTGAGCTTAAATCAGTGGAGGAACTGGTACCCTTAATGGTTGGCAGAAAGATCGAGGAAATGTACTACAAGCAGCAAATCCCAATTGGTGAGGAACTTCTGCGGGTCGAAAACCTTACCGGCAAAAAATTCAAGGACATTTCTTTCTCGCTCCGGTCCGGTGAAATACTTGGCATGTATGGTTTAGTTGGTGCTGGGCGTACCGAGATAGCCAGGGCGCTTTACGGTCTGGATCCCATCGAGTCCGGCTCGATTTATGTGCAGGGTAGAAAAGTTGAAATAAGATCTCCCAGAAATGCTATACAGCATGGAATTGGTTATCTTCCCGAAGACAGACGAACGCAAGGAATCTTTTCAATTCAAAATGTCGAATTCAACATAAATTCTGTTAATTATTCAGACATCTTGGCCCGACTGAAGCTCTTCGTGGATCATCGGAGAGCGAGAGAATTAGCCCTTAATCAGGTACGCAAATTTTCCATTAAAACTCCAAGCATATTTCATCCAGTTCAGAAATTGAGTGGCGGAAACCAGCAGAAGGTTGTTCTGGCGAGATGGCTGGGCAGACTGGCGAACATCCTCATACTTGATGAGCCAACGAACGGAATAGACGTTGGGGCAAAAGCCGAAATTTATCGACTCATCAATGAAGTCGCGAGTCAAGGTAAAGCTGTCATATTCATTTCTTCGTACCTTCCTGAGCTGATTGGTATTTCTGACAGGATCATAGTCATTTCCAACGGAATGATCGCAGGTCAAGTTGAACGCAACGATTTCTCAGAAGAAAAGCTTTTAACGTTAGCCATGAGTAACTACGTTGCTAAAAAATAG
- the deoC gene encoding deoxyribose-phosphate aldolase yields MNKISKLFDSTLLSPDVDKKEVIDFINKSVQKNVRAVSVPWCYIPLAIELTSNSDVGIVVGVDFPLGYSPTEVKLAQIDYYSSLSPKITDFDVVLNLCAVKSNDWDYVHDEIVAVSRLTKAMGRVCKIIVEVSRLNEHELRYLCEILHDIEEVDYVKTGTGFGPRPTTYEDVVIMKSVLGDKKPIKVSGGIRTADQVKHFLQLGASLFGSSHAVDIISQFESEGK; encoded by the coding sequence TTGAACAAGATCAGCAAGCTGTTCGATAGCACATTACTGTCACCAGATGTGGATAAAAAAGAAGTTATCGACTTCATCAACAAATCAGTACAGAAAAACGTAAGAGCTGTGTCTGTTCCATGGTGTTACATACCGCTTGCGATAGAGTTAACAAGTAACAGCGATGTAGGAATTGTCGTTGGTGTGGACTTTCCCCTCGGCTACAGCCCTACAGAAGTTAAACTTGCTCAGATTGACTATTATTCAAGCCTGAGCCCAAAGATCACCGATTTCGACGTGGTTTTGAATCTCTGTGCTGTTAAATCCAATGATTGGGATTACGTCCACGACGAGATCGTTGCAGTTTCTCGCTTGACAAAAGCAATGGGCAGAGTATGTAAGATCATAGTTGAAGTCAGCAGGTTGAACGAACATGAGTTGAGATATCTATGCGAAATTCTTCATGACATCGAAGAAGTTGATTATGTGAAGACGGGTACTGGATTCGGGCCAAGGCCTACGACGTACGAAGACGTAGTCATAATGAAAAGTGTGCTTGGGGATAAAAAGCCAATCAAAGTCTCGGGTGGTATCAGAACAGCAGACCAAGTCAAGCACTTCTTGCAGTTGGGCGCAAGTTTATTCGGCAGCAGTCATGCCGTGGACATCATAAGCCAGTTTGAAAGCGAGGGAAAGTAA
- a CDS encoding ABC transporter substrate-binding protein, which translates to MKRLLLVPVVLAVFTVSVLGAYNIAFIVKATDSEFWQYTIVGAKNAERDLQGLIKVTVYGPPSEADIDKQVAILEDVIRTKPDAIVIASTSSHATAPALNKAYQQGIKIILIDNFVHDTGYHSFLATNNRLGGALAAEKIVELLKKAGKPLKGKVGLISSMAGVQVLIDRDEGFKTRLKELAPDLEILPTRYVDNDIAKAAAAMEDLVTAYGDQLVAVFADNNHTGDGVARVIEERKLHDKIIAVAYDSDPQEVEALRNGSLKALIVQDPHGMGYKGVMFAFMAIHGEPLPQYFDTGVYVVTKENMDELKWVLDPYLRKRY; encoded by the coding sequence ATGAAGAGGTTGCTTCTCGTGCCTGTTGTTCTTGCCGTGTTCACAGTTAGCGTCTTGGGAGCCTACAACATCGCTTTCATTGTGAAGGCCACTGACTCTGAGTTCTGGCAGTACACGATCGTTGGTGCGAAGAATGCGGAACGTGACCTGCAGGGTTTGATCAAAGTAACAGTGTATGGTCCTCCGTCCGAAGCAGACATCGATAAGCAAGTTGCGATTCTCGAGGACGTTATCAGGACCAAACCCGATGCAATCGTAATCGCTTCGACGAGTTCTCATGCAACGGCACCTGCTTTGAACAAGGCTTACCAGCAGGGGATCAAGATCATTCTCATCGACAATTTTGTGCACGACACGGGATATCACTCATTCCTCGCAACGAACAACAGACTTGGCGGCGCGCTGGCCGCTGAGAAGATCGTCGAGCTTCTGAAAAAGGCAGGAAAACCACTGAAAGGTAAGGTCGGATTGATAAGCTCTATGGCAGGTGTTCAGGTCCTCATTGACAGGGATGAAGGGTTCAAGACGAGGCTTAAAGAGCTCGCACCAGATCTTGAAATCCTCCCAACCAGGTATGTTGACAACGACATAGCAAAAGCTGCAGCAGCAATGGAGGACCTCGTCACGGCTTATGGTGATCAACTTGTTGCCGTTTTCGCCGACAACAACCACACAGGAGATGGCGTTGCGAGAGTGATAGAAGAAAGGAAGTTGCACGATAAGATAATTGCTGTGGCCTACGACTCAGATCCGCAGGAAGTCGAGGCACTGAGAAATGGTAGCTTGAAAGCTTTAATTGTGCAGGATCCTCACGGTATGGGTTACAAGGGCGTTATGTTCGCATTCATGGCTATCCATGGCGAACCATTGCCCCAGTATTTCGACACAGGAGTGTACGTTGTAACAAAAGAAAATATGGATGAGCTTAAATGGGTTCTTGATCCATATCTCAGAAAGAGATACTGA
- a CDS encoding methyl-accepting chemotaxis protein: protein MLVWLLVPFVTFSIFIAYLVYRNVSLSAVTMVEVAAQKLVLLGSRTVTEWLNRIADRVKILAEKKVIAQITIEGAEDLFISYDDGIARSTKTQTADISEKTYFREIFSGKDLIISQPDLSPFTSSPSFVVAAAFKDYQGKTLGLYGAVVSLETLGKLVDEIKLSQQSFPVVVSSSGAVMVHPDRSQVMRLNLSRANEQLGYRGLSEIGERMTKLESGFGTFTDDKGREHYIFFTPIKSSPGWSLGIVVPVDEVLKDARSMSTLVVIFFAVLVGVISFVVYMVSNSVTKPIKKLAGQVDEFGKGNLSVTFKVESKDETFQIAHALQQMASTLKNTVQKILQVSDDIDKLSKDFQQDSVGLENSCQELSNQMNEISHSLSEASHLLRQFVEGVNEVSSNAQNVAKASQELAEKLEQARKITQEGHKALESIIGLINASRDKSGLTAEVVEELSIRAQRIEEIVNTINSIAEQTNLLALNAAIEAARAGEAGRGFAVVADEIRKLAEQSKLSTQRINEILSGIRLEAEKAANATRDMVVSIQQMSQESGNIMASLDQMAKHIIEIASMSDNLAASAQEQSAASEQMNAAVKSFERSMTSILEKVRKMGRSVLDQLNISSQINEASLRLVELAQVLRQHTGHFKL, encoded by the coding sequence ATGCTCGTATGGCTGCTGGTACCATTCGTAACGTTTTCGATCTTCATCGCGTATCTGGTTTACAGGAACGTGTCTCTGTCTGCAGTCACGATGGTTGAAGTAGCTGCACAGAAACTGGTATTGCTCGGCAGCAGGACTGTTACGGAATGGTTGAACAGGATCGCCGATCGAGTCAAGATTCTGGCAGAGAAGAAAGTAATCGCTCAGATAACAATCGAAGGCGCGGAAGATCTCTTCATCAGCTACGATGATGGAATAGCCAGGTCAACGAAGACACAAACAGCTGACATATCGGAGAAGACTTACTTCAGAGAAATCTTCTCAGGTAAAGATTTGATAATCAGTCAGCCGGATCTTTCACCTTTTACTTCATCTCCTTCCTTCGTCGTTGCCGCAGCCTTTAAGGATTATCAGGGGAAAACGCTTGGTTTGTACGGTGCAGTGGTATCACTTGAAACGTTAGGAAAATTGGTCGATGAAATCAAGCTCAGTCAACAGAGTTTCCCAGTCGTTGTGTCTTCTTCGGGAGCAGTGATGGTTCATCCGGACCGCTCACAGGTGATGAGGCTCAACCTGTCGAGAGCGAACGAACAGTTAGGATACAGGGGATTAAGTGAGATTGGTGAAAGAATGACAAAACTTGAAAGTGGCTTTGGAACTTTCACCGATGACAAAGGCCGTGAACATTACATCTTCTTCACCCCCATCAAGAGTTCTCCAGGATGGTCGCTTGGGATCGTCGTTCCAGTGGATGAGGTACTGAAGGATGCTCGAAGCATGAGCACACTGGTCGTGATATTTTTTGCTGTACTCGTGGGAGTTATTTCTTTTGTTGTTTACATGGTTTCCAATTCTGTTACAAAACCTATCAAGAAACTCGCGGGACAGGTGGACGAGTTCGGAAAAGGAAATCTCTCAGTGACTTTCAAGGTGGAAAGCAAGGATGAAACTTTCCAAATAGCTCACGCACTGCAGCAGATGGCGTCTACTCTGAAAAACACAGTTCAAAAGATTCTTCAGGTTTCCGATGATATAGACAAGCTATCTAAAGATTTTCAGCAAGACTCTGTTGGGCTCGAGAACTCGTGTCAAGAGCTGAGCAATCAAATGAATGAGATCTCACACTCGTTGAGTGAAGCTTCTCATCTTCTCAGACAGTTCGTGGAGGGGGTCAACGAAGTTTCCAGCAATGCGCAAAATGTTGCTAAAGCTTCCCAGGAGCTGGCTGAGAAATTGGAACAAGCAAGGAAAATCACACAAGAAGGCCATAAGGCCCTCGAATCGATAATTGGCCTCATCAACGCCTCGCGAGACAAATCGGGCCTCACAGCTGAAGTGGTCGAAGAGTTGTCCATCCGGGCGCAGCGGATAGAAGAAATCGTCAACACTATCAACTCTATCGCAGAACAAACGAACCTTCTCGCATTGAATGCCGCGATAGAGGCGGCCAGAGCGGGTGAGGCTGGTAGGGGATTCGCTGTTGTAGCCGATGAAATTCGGAAGCTCGCTGAACAGAGTAAGCTATCGACTCAAAGAATAAACGAAATACTCAGTGGTATAAGGCTTGAAGCTGAAAAAGCTGCAAACGCAACTAGGGACATGGTGGTATCCATTCAGCAGATGAGTCAAGAGTCTGGCAACATTATGGCATCACTCGATCAGATGGCAAAGCATATCATCGAGATAGCGTCGATGTCTGACAACCTTGCTGCAAGTGCACAGGAACAGAGCGCAGCATCAGAACAGATGAACGCCGCAGTCAAGTCTTTTGAGCGATCGATGACATCCATTCTGGAGAAGGTCCGGAAAATGGGTCGATCTGTGCTTGATCAGCTGAACATCAGCAGCCAGATCAACGAAGCAAGCCTAAGGCTTGTCGAACTTGCCCAGGTATTGCGTCAGCACACTGGTCATTTCAAACTGTGA
- the glgX gene encoding glycogen debranching protein GlgX encodes MSINPESNVHLQTKRGYPKLGATPDETGVNFAIFSRHGRRVILELYQNYYDDRPSHRFVLDPIRNRTGDIWHIYVYGVGHGQYYGWRIDGEYDPANGKRFNVNKLLIDPYAKAISSSIDWEEDYIYGYDRNSPEKDLSFSMLDSAQSPAKSIVIDDSKYDWGNDKRPKIPWKDTIIYEMHVRFFTISPTSRVKHLGTYRGLMEKLDHLKELGVTTIELMPVFEFSVNSNTNINPFTGKRLKDMWGYNPLGFFAVTGNYSTGVKLGEQVFEFKDLVKELHRHGFEVILDVVYNHTGEGNELGPTLSFRGIDNEIYYMLDTKNKRYYLNYSGCGNTMNCNHPVVKEMIIDSLRYWATEMHVDGFRFDLAAILGRTPDGRWIGDFSLLKDISEDAILHDLKLIAEGWDAAGGYFLGQFPEGWAEWNGKYRDTVRRFVRGDEGVVAELATRIAGSADLYAGRSPHASINFVTCHDGFTLRDLVTYRYKHNEANGEGNRDGADENFSCNYGVEGETDDPVINRIRKQQVKNFITILMVSHGTPMVLMGDEMYRTQKGNNNAYCHDDETTWLDWTLKEKYKDIFRFMKKMIEFRKSHPALRREHFFSGQPTSRGIPDLTWHGIRPFEPDFSYHSRSIAFMISGDVGNGEQDDDIYVILNQWREPLRFVLPYLHGKSWYRVVDTSKDCPDDFLDEPQHAGYVYTVQPHSSVVFVGR; translated from the coding sequence ATCAGCATCAATCCTGAGAGTAACGTACATCTGCAAACCAAAAGGGGTTATCCAAAGCTGGGTGCGACGCCGGATGAAACCGGTGTGAACTTCGCCATCTTCAGCAGGCATGGCAGAAGAGTGATACTGGAACTGTATCAGAACTACTACGACGATAGGCCATCGCACAGGTTCGTGCTGGACCCCATCAGAAACAGAACGGGAGACATCTGGCACATCTATGTCTACGGTGTTGGGCACGGTCAGTACTATGGATGGCGCATCGATGGAGAATACGATCCAGCAAACGGTAAAAGGTTCAACGTCAACAAGCTTCTCATCGATCCCTACGCGAAGGCCATATCGTCTTCGATCGACTGGGAAGAAGATTACATCTACGGTTATGACAGAAACTCTCCCGAAAAGGATCTCTCTTTCTCGATGCTGGATTCCGCTCAGAGTCCTGCAAAATCCATCGTCATAGACGATTCGAAGTACGATTGGGGGAACGATAAAAGGCCTAAGATTCCGTGGAAAGATACTATTATTTACGAAATGCACGTTCGCTTTTTCACCATCAGTCCCACTTCCAGGGTGAAACATCTCGGTACGTACAGAGGATTGATGGAGAAACTGGATCATCTCAAGGAACTTGGAGTGACGACCATAGAATTGATGCCAGTCTTCGAGTTCTCGGTGAACTCGAACACTAACATTAATCCGTTCACCGGCAAACGTCTGAAAGACATGTGGGGATACAATCCTCTCGGTTTCTTCGCAGTGACTGGCAACTATTCTACCGGTGTGAAGTTAGGAGAGCAGGTGTTCGAATTCAAAGACTTGGTCAAGGAACTGCACAGGCACGGTTTCGAAGTGATACTGGACGTTGTTTACAACCACACAGGAGAAGGAAACGAGCTGGGTCCAACACTCTCTTTCAGGGGTATCGACAACGAGATCTACTACATGCTCGATACAAAGAACAAAAGGTACTATTTGAACTATTCCGGGTGTGGTAACACCATGAACTGTAATCATCCGGTCGTCAAGGAGATGATCATAGACAGTCTGAGGTACTGGGCCACAGAGATGCACGTGGATGGCTTCAGATTCGATCTGGCCGCCATCTTGGGTAGAACACCGGATGGAAGATGGATCGGTGACTTCTCGCTGCTCAAAGACATCTCTGAAGATGCAATCTTGCACGATTTGAAGCTCATCGCAGAAGGCTGGGATGCGGCGGGAGGATACTTTCTCGGGCAATTTCCTGAGGGCTGGGCAGAATGGAACGGGAAGTACAGAGATACCGTGCGACGCTTCGTCAGGGGTGATGAGGGTGTCGTCGCGGAGCTCGCCACGCGGATTGCGGGAAGTGCGGATCTGTACGCGGGTAGATCACCGCACGCGAGCATAAATTTTGTTACCTGCCACGATGGTTTCACGCTGAGAGATCTGGTGACGTACCGTTACAAACACAACGAGGCAAATGGGGAGGGTAACAGAGACGGCGCGGATGAGAATTTCAGCTGCAACTACGGTGTGGAGGGCGAAACGGACGATCCGGTGATCAACAGAATCAGAAAACAGCAGGTGAAAAACTTCATTACGATCTTGATGGTTTCACACGGTACTCCGATGGTTTTGATGGGTGATGAGATGTACAGGACACAGAAAGGCAATAACAACGCCTACTGTCACGACGATGAGACGACCTGGCTTGACTGGACCTTGAAGGAAAAGTACAAGGACATCTTCAGGTTCATGAAGAAGATGATCGAGTTCAGAAAATCTCATCCCGCGCTGAGGAGAGAACATTTCTTTTCAGGTCAACCCACGAGCAGAGGCATTCCCGATCTCACGTGGCATGGAATCAGACCATTCGAACCGGATTTTTCATATCATTCGCGTTCGATCGCGTTCATGATCAGCGGTGATGTTGGAAACGGCGAGCAAGACGACGATATCTACGTCATTTTGAATCAATGGAGAGAACCGCTCAGATTCGTACTTCCTTATCTGCATGGAAAGAGCTGGTACAGAGTGGTTGATACTTCAAAAGATTGTCCCGACGATTTCCTTGACGAACCTCAGCATGCTGGATACGTTTACACGGTTCAGCCGCATAGCTCTGTGGTCTTTGTCGGAAGATGA
- a CDS encoding 5-(carboxyamino)imidazole ribonucleotide synthase: protein MKKIGIVGGGQLARMMCLEAKRMGFHVVVLDPTPKSPAGQIADEEIVAGFFDSSKIEELVRKVDVTTVDLENVDVETLKKLCLEGYEVHPSPFVLEIIRDKFFQKEFLRSKNIPVADYKPVLDLREDVKSFGFPVVQKLRWGGYDGRGVFVLKSEKDLEKALKGETYLEKFVRIKKELAVMVARNKKGDIACYPVVEMYFDEKQNICQTVIAPARINERLSKLAQDIAVSVVEAFEGVGIFGIEMFLDEADELFVNEVAPRPHNSGHYTIEACVTDQFEQHIRAIMNLPLGSTKLLSPAVMVNILGEENHRGKPVVKGLEEALAIEGLSFHFYGKKETRPYRKMGHITVLDEDVERAFQKALKAKEILKIISEEVLTCQR, encoded by the coding sequence GTGAAGAAGATAGGCATCGTCGGTGGAGGTCAGCTCGCCAGGATGATGTGCCTCGAGGCAAAGAGAATGGGATTTCACGTCGTGGTGCTGGACCCCACACCGAAGAGTCCCGCCGGCCAGATCGCGGACGAAGAGATCGTCGCAGGTTTCTTCGATTCGAGCAAGATAGAGGAACTAGTCAGGAAAGTGGACGTGACCACTGTTGATCTCGAAAACGTCGATGTGGAGACTTTGAAAAAACTCTGTCTGGAAGGCTACGAGGTTCACCCTTCCCCGTTCGTTCTGGAAATCATTCGAGACAAGTTCTTTCAGAAAGAATTCCTAAGGTCCAAAAACATACCTGTCGCCGACTACAAACCCGTGCTGGATCTTCGAGAAGACGTAAAGAGTTTTGGCTTTCCGGTGGTTCAAAAACTGCGGTGGGGCGGTTACGACGGAAGGGGAGTGTTTGTTCTGAAATCTGAAAAAGACCTGGAAAAGGCGTTGAAAGGCGAGACCTATCTTGAAAAGTTCGTCAGGATCAAAAAAGAACTGGCTGTGATGGTGGCGAGGAACAAAAAGGGTGACATAGCTTGCTATCCTGTGGTCGAAATGTATTTCGATGAGAAACAGAACATCTGTCAGACTGTCATTGCTCCTGCCAGGATCAACGAGAGGCTTTCAAAGCTTGCACAAGATATTGCCGTCAGTGTGGTTGAGGCTTTCGAAGGTGTCGGGATCTTTGGCATAGAGATGTTTCTTGATGAAGCGGACGAGCTGTTTGTGAACGAAGTGGCCCCGAGGCCACACAATTCTGGTCATTACACGATAGAAGCGTGCGTCACAGACCAGTTCGAACAGCATATACGGGCCATAATGAACCTGCCGTTGGGCTCAACGAAGCTTCTCAGTCCCGCGGTCATGGTGAACATTCTCGGTGAAGAGAACCACAGAGGAAAGCCAGTGGTGAAAGGCCTGGAGGAGGCACTCGCCATAGAAGGTCTCTCGTTCCATTTCTACGGTAAGAAGGAAACCAGACCTTACAGGAAAATGGGTCACATCACAGTTCTTGATGAAGATGTGGAAAGAGCATTTCAAAAAGCCTTGAAAGCGAAGGAGATCCTCAAAATAATTTCTGAGGAGGTTCTGACATGCCAAAGGTAG
- the purE gene encoding 5-(carboxyamino)imidazole ribonucleotide mutase yields MPKVGIIMGSDSDLSVMKLAAEVLEEFEIEYELTIVSAHRTVERMVEYAKTAHERGVEVIIAGAGGAAHLPGMVASITHLPVIGVPIKTTALNGLDSLLSIVQMPAGVPVATVAIDNAKNAAILAVAILGIKYPDIAEKLKAYKKRMRDEVLQKAGRLEQMGYKRYLQEKGV; encoded by the coding sequence ATGCCAAAGGTAGGCATAATCATGGGAAGCGATTCGGATCTTTCTGTGATGAAGTTGGCTGCCGAAGTGCTCGAAGAGTTCGAGATAGAATACGAACTCACGATAGTTTCAGCGCACAGAACTGTGGAACGCATGGTTGAGTACGCAAAAACCGCTCACGAGCGGGGCGTGGAGGTCATCATCGCAGGTGCAGGAGGTGCCGCACACCTGCCAGGGATGGTGGCGAGCATAACGCATCTGCCAGTCATAGGAGTTCCCATAAAGACGACAGCACTGAATGGACTGGATTCTCTTTTGTCCATCGTGCAGATGCCCGCAGGGGTTCCCGTCGCGACGGTTGCTATAGACAACGCCAAGAACGCGGCGATACTCGCGGTGGCGATCCTGGGGATAAAATATCCTGACATAGCGGAGAAATTGAAAGCCTACAAGAAACGGATGCGCGATGAAGTGCTGCAGAAAGCAGGAAGGTTGGAACAGATGGGCTACAAACGGTATCTTCAGGAAAAAGGTGTATAA
- a CDS encoding YgiQ family radical SAM protein, translated as MFLPTTREEMEKLGWKELDVILVTGDAYVDHPSFGVALIGHYLASKGYRVGIIAQPDWHSDRDIKRLGRPRLFFGVTAGNVDSMVANYTASMKKRKNDDYSPGDESGRRPDRATIVYANLIRRYFPNVPIVLGGLEASLRRFAHYDWWQDRVRKSVLVDAKADLLVYGMAERTVLEIARVLEATGSIENCKSLRGVVYWTSKKPEDAIELPDFEEICADKKKYAEAIKMQLLFTDPFKSVRLCQRQDSRYVVQNPPSFPIEQKELDELYLLPFERKVHPFYESMGHVKAIDIVQFSITVVRGCYGSCSFCALTHHQTTHVVSRSQESIIEEVKLLTRHPDFKGVISDVGGPTANLYGSRCETREAHGQCARFCAFPEPCRNAVPNHEVYLNLLQKIRSVPKVRHVFVASGIRHDLVLADPFGEEFIKQLVHFTPGQLKLAPEHAHPNVLRLMRKPPVELFLAFKEKFETFSRIQGKERYVVGYFIVAHPGESERENEYLKKFIRTKLGYRPQQVQIFTPTPGTLSTAMYYSGIDPLTGEEVFVERSLKKRNWMKQNIVSLSEETPQR; from the coding sequence ATGTTTCTGCCAACGACGAGAGAGGAGATGGAAAAACTCGGCTGGAAAGAACTCGATGTGATACTCGTCACCGGGGATGCGTACGTCGATCATCCATCCTTCGGTGTTGCCCTCATCGGGCATTATCTAGCCTCAAAGGGTTACAGAGTTGGGATAATCGCACAGCCTGACTGGCATTCGGACAGGGACATAAAAAGACTTGGAAGGCCACGTCTGTTCTTCGGCGTGACCGCAGGGAACGTCGATTCCATGGTGGCCAACTACACAGCTTCGATGAAGAAAAGAAAGAACGACGATTACTCCCCTGGTGATGAGTCGGGAAGGCGGCCAGACCGGGCCACGATAGTGTATGCGAACCTGATAAGAAGGTACTTTCCAAACGTTCCCATCGTCCTCGGAGGACTGGAGGCCAGCTTGCGAAGGTTCGCCCACTACGACTGGTGGCAAGACAGAGTCAGAAAGTCTGTGTTGGTGGACGCAAAGGCGGACCTTCTGGTCTACGGAATGGCTGAAAGGACCGTGCTCGAGATAGCGAGAGTCCTCGAAGCAACAGGTAGCATAGAAAACTGTAAGAGTCTCAGAGGAGTGGTGTACTGGACATCGAAAAAACCAGAAGATGCGATCGAGCTTCCAGACTTCGAAGAGATCTGTGCGGACAAAAAGAAGTATGCTGAAGCCATCAAAATGCAACTACTGTTCACAGACCCTTTCAAATCGGTCAGACTCTGTCAGAGACAGGACAGCAGGTACGTTGTTCAGAACCCACCGAGTTTTCCGATTGAGCAGAAAGAACTCGACGAGCTTTATCTTTTGCCCTTCGAAAGGAAGGTGCATCCGTTCTACGAATCGATGGGGCATGTGAAGGCGATCGATATCGTGCAGTTTTCGATCACCGTGGTGAGGGGATGTTACGGGAGCTGTTCATTCTGTGCGTTGACGCACCATCAAACGACGCACGTAGTTTCGAGAAGCCAGGAATCAATAATCGAAGAGGTGAAATTGCTCACCAGGCATCCAGATTTCAAGGGAGTCATCAGCGACGTCGGAGGACCAACGGCGAACCTGTACGGTTCACGGTGTGAAACGAGGGAAGCCCATGGTCAATGTGCTCGATTTTGCGCCTTTCCAGAGCCGTGCAGAAATGCGGTGCCGAATCATGAGGTCTATCTGAACCTTCTCCAGAAGATCAGATCGGTCCCAAAGGTGAGGCACGTTTTCGTCGCTTCGGGGATCAGGCACGATCTTGTCCTTGCCGATCCTTTCGGCGAAGAATTCATAAAGCAACTCGTCCACTTCACTCCGGGACAGTTGAAGCTTGCCCCGGAGCATGCGCACCCGAACGTTCTGAGGTTGATGAGAAAGCCTCCTGTGGAGCTCTTTCTTGCATTCAAGGAGAAATTCGAGACATTTTCGAGGATCCAGGGAAAAGAAAGGTACGTCGTGGGATACTTCATCGTGGCGCATCCTGGAGAATCTGAGAGAGAAAATGAGTATCTCAAGAAATTCATACGCACAAAACTCGGTTACAGACCTCAGCAGGTTCAGATCTTCACTCCCACGCCAGGCACACTGAGTACGGCAATGTACTACAGCGGGATAGATCCGCTCACGGGCGAGGAGGTGTTCGTTGAAAGATCACTCAAAAAAAGGAACTGGATGAAACAGAACATCGTATCCTTGAGTGAAGAAACCCCTCAGCGTTGA